In one window of Leptospira sp. GIMC2001 DNA:
- a CDS encoding NADPH-dependent assimilatory sulfite reductase hemoprotein subunit, which produces MADATPKETVAEKAKRLSNGLRGSLSDSLKDEHTGSLRDLDQLLIKFHGIYQQDDRDKRLEREEKKLDKHYTFMIRMRIPGGMIGPTHWEKAQSIAGKYSTGTIKITTRQTIQLHGIIKSNLKPTIKAFNEVFLDSIAACGDVNRNVTTTAHPASSKHHTEINKLANEISRLLLPKTRAYYEIWLDENKLAEKTEDDPLYRDVYLPRKFKIGIAIPPWNDVDIYTNDIGLVAIEENGAIIGYNVNAGGGLGTTHGNVSTYPRLASIFGYVPKDKVLKAVYEIVTTQRDFGNREDRKLSRLKYTIDRMGIDNFKKEVESRTGFNFEPERKFEFKTRSDSYGWAQDHQGLWHYTLFVENGLVVDKKDFQIKTALNDIAKTRRASFRFTCNQNVIISDVKGRDLSLISDILAQYKLDGINDATSHIRKNSMACVALSTCPLALAEAQRYLPLLMTKVEGLLTENNLIDQPITIRMTGCPNGCARPYNAEIGLIGTAYGKYNLHLGADFLGTRLNKKFKENLDEGSILKELNSIFAMYAKEKLSGEYFGDFCIRKNLVSI; this is translated from the coding sequence ATGGCAGACGCTACCCCGAAAGAAACAGTCGCAGAAAAAGCAAAAAGACTTAGCAATGGTTTACGTGGAAGTCTAAGTGATAGCCTAAAAGATGAACATACAGGTTCGCTTCGTGATCTAGATCAATTGCTTATCAAATTTCACGGAATCTATCAACAAGATGATCGTGATAAACGTCTAGAACGAGAAGAAAAGAAGCTAGATAAACATTATACTTTTATGATTCGCATGAGGATTCCTGGTGGAATGATTGGTCCAACTCATTGGGAGAAAGCCCAATCGATCGCTGGTAAATATTCAACAGGTACAATCAAGATAACAACCAGACAAACGATTCAATTACATGGTATAATCAAATCTAACTTAAAACCGACGATCAAGGCTTTCAATGAAGTCTTTCTTGATTCCATTGCGGCTTGCGGTGATGTCAATCGAAACGTTACAACAACCGCTCATCCAGCAAGTTCAAAACATCATACAGAAATTAATAAGTTAGCAAATGAAATCAGTCGTCTACTGCTTCCTAAAACTCGTGCCTATTATGAGATCTGGCTTGACGAGAATAAATTAGCAGAAAAAACCGAAGACGACCCACTCTATCGAGATGTTTATCTTCCTCGAAAATTCAAAATTGGAATCGCGATTCCACCTTGGAACGATGTAGATATATATACCAATGATATTGGACTTGTAGCTATTGAAGAAAACGGAGCAATCATCGGATACAATGTGAACGCAGGTGGTGGACTTGGAACCACTCATGGCAATGTAAGTACCTATCCACGACTTGCATCTATCTTTGGTTATGTGCCAAAAGACAAAGTGCTCAAGGCAGTTTACGAAATTGTAACAACACAGAGAGATTTCGGTAATCGAGAAGACCGAAAATTATCAAGATTAAAATATACAATCGATCGAATGGGAATCGACAATTTCAAAAAAGAAGTTGAAAGTAGAACTGGTTTCAATTTTGAACCAGAAAGAAAATTTGAATTCAAAACTAGATCAGACTCATACGGTTGGGCGCAAGATCACCAAGGTCTCTGGCATTATACACTATTTGTAGAGAATGGATTGGTAGTTGATAAGAAGGATTTCCAAATCAAGACTGCCTTAAATGATATAGCTAAAACTAGAAGAGCATCATTTCGATTCACCTGCAATCAGAACGTAATTATTTCTGATGTGAAAGGACGTGACCTGTCACTCATATCTGACATTTTAGCTCAGTACAAACTAGACGGAATCAACGACGCAACTTCCCATATTCGAAAGAATTCTATGGCATGCGTTGCTCTGAGTACATGCCCCCTTGCCTTAGCAGAAGCACAGAGATATCTCCCACTTCTTATGACAAAAGTGGAAGGTCTTCTAACAGAAAACAATTTGATTGATCAACCTATCACAATTCGTATGACAGGTTGCCCGAATGGATGTGCTAGACCTTACAACGCAGAAATCGGTTTGATCGGAACCGCCTATGGAAAATACAATCTTCATTTAGGCGCTGACTTTTTAGGAACAAGGTTAAATAAAAAATTCAAAGAAAATCTTGATGAAGGTTCAATCTTAAAAGAATTGAATAGTATTTTCGCAATGTATGCAAAAGAAAAATTATCTGGTGAATACTTTGGAGATTTTTGCATTCGTAAAAACCTTGTTTCTATCTAA